The following are from one region of the Planctomycetota bacterium genome:
- a CDS encoding tRNA pseudouridine(54/55) synthase Pus10 → MPDREWRTIPLAEALERTDLRARLANALDAGPLCDRCLGRLCAQVDTGMGNDQRGAAIRRTLQAAPPAGPCRICGGLFAEIDAWVERSRQALEGLEFDTLLVASHEHSAMAERERAIQTLAGGDLAEPYRQEFNRLVGTRLCDARRAQPDFVHPDVVVLADHAEGTVTLDVRPLFVSGRYRKLVRGLPQCRWAAWPTSVQAIIGDPVREAAGGEDHLFHGCGREDADVRCLGERPFVLEVLRPRRRRLDWAALARAIGRSGAVEVVGLGRCAAEEVACIKSLRPDKTYRALVRLAEPVADLAPLGNLAGRIRQRTPLRALRSRTDRVRHRRVRSVAWKSVDARTVEIEVRTQAGLYVKELVSSDDGRTSPSVAEVLGVPAECAELDVTAIHL, encoded by the coding sequence ATGCCCGATCGGGAGTGGCGAACCATCCCCCTGGCCGAAGCGCTCGAGCGGACGGACCTCCGCGCCCGCCTCGCGAACGCCCTCGACGCCGGGCCGCTCTGCGACCGGTGCCTCGGACGCCTCTGCGCCCAGGTGGACACAGGGATGGGCAACGACCAGCGCGGGGCCGCCATCCGCCGGACGCTCCAAGCCGCGCCGCCTGCCGGCCCCTGCCGGATCTGCGGCGGCCTGTTCGCAGAAATCGACGCCTGGGTCGAACGATCGCGGCAGGCGCTCGAAGGCCTCGAATTCGACACGCTCCTCGTCGCGTCGCACGAGCATAGCGCGATGGCCGAACGCGAGCGGGCCATCCAGACGCTCGCGGGCGGCGACCTCGCGGAACCTTACAGGCAGGAATTCAACCGCCTGGTCGGCACCCGCTTGTGCGACGCGAGGCGCGCCCAGCCCGACTTCGTGCACCCCGACGTCGTCGTCCTGGCGGACCACGCCGAGGGCACAGTGACGCTGGACGTGCGGCCGCTGTTCGTCTCCGGGCGGTACCGGAAACTCGTGCGCGGTCTGCCGCAATGCCGGTGGGCCGCGTGGCCGACGAGCGTCCAGGCCATCATCGGCGACCCTGTCCGCGAGGCCGCCGGCGGCGAAGATCATCTTTTTCACGGCTGCGGCCGCGAAGACGCGGACGTGCGATGCCTGGGCGAGAGGCCTTTCGTGCTCGAGGTCCTCCGGCCGCGCCGGCGCCGGCTCGATTGGGCCGCGCTCGCCCGGGCCATCGGCCGTTCCGGGGCCGTCGAAGTCGTCGGCCTCGGACGCTGCGCCGCCGAGGAGGTGGCGTGCATCAAGAGCCTCCGGCCGGATAAGACGTACCGCGCGCTCGTGCGGCTGGCGGAACCGGTCGCGGACCTCGCGCCCCTCGGGAACCTGGCGGGCCGGATCCGCCAGCGGACGCCGCTGCGGGCCCTCAGGAGCCGCACCGACCGCGTCCGCCATCGCCGCGTCCGGTCCGTCGCGTGGAAGTCCGTGGACGCGAGAACGGTCGAGATCGAGGTCCGCACGCAGGCGGGGCTCTACGTCAAGGAACTCGTAAGCAGCGACGACGGCCGCACCAGCCCGAGCGTTGCCGAGGTCCTCGGCGTCCCGGCCGAGTGCGCCGAACTCGACGTCACCGCGATCCACCTATAA
- a CDS encoding histidinol-phosphatase HisJ family protein, giving the protein MIPTDYHLHSTYSDDGHASVVEMCAAAVEAGLRDVCFTEHLDFDRSDPGYGFFDYAAFAAAVEEARARYAGRLAVRMGVEFDYRRSYGVEPGECLAAMDFDFVMGSVHTAAGVPIYRLSAEELAALDLRDLEREYLAETAALVASGWCHGLGHFDYVFKQAPLLVEPYRDAAYWEAVEKILAACIAGGIALEVNTHHVLDRGMGLAADAEILRRYRRLGGRRVTVGSDAHRPGDVVHAFPDAERALREAGFTTVTGYDRGRPYGVPLQS; this is encoded by the coding sequence ATGATCCCGACGGACTATCACCTTCACTCGACCTACAGCGACGACGGCCACGCCTCCGTTGTCGAGATGTGCGCGGCGGCGGTCGAGGCCGGTCTCCGCGACGTCTGTTTCACGGAGCACCTGGACTTCGACCGGAGCGACCCGGGCTACGGCTTCTTCGACTACGCCGCCTTCGCCGCCGCCGTCGAGGAAGCCCGCGCCCGCTACGCCGGCCGCCTGGCCGTCCGCATGGGGGTCGAGTTTGATTACCGGCGTTCGTACGGCGTCGAGCCGGGCGAATGCCTCGCCGCCATGGACTTCGACTTCGTGATGGGCTCCGTCCACACGGCGGCGGGAGTCCCCATCTACCGCCTCTCGGCGGAGGAACTTGCCGCCCTCGACCTGCGGGACCTGGAGCGCGAGTACTTGGCCGAGACGGCCGCCCTCGTCGCCTCCGGCTGGTGCCATGGCCTGGGCCACTTCGATTACGTGTTCAAGCAGGCGCCGCTCCTAGTCGAACCGTACCGCGATGCCGCCTATTGGGAAGCGGTCGAGAAGATCCTGGCGGCGTGCATCGCCGGCGGCATCGCTCTGGAGGTCAACACGCACCACGTCTTGGATCGGGGGATGGGGCTGGCGGCCGACGCCGAAATCCTCCGCCGATACCGGCGCCTCGGAGGCCGGCGAGTGACCGTCGGCTCCGACGCCCATCGGCCCGGCGACGTGGTGCACGCCTTTCCCGACGCCGAGCGAGCCCTCCGCGAGGCCGGGTTCACGACGGTGACGGGCTACGACCGCGGCCGGCCCTACGGCGTGCCGCTTCAATCCTAG